From the genome of Mya arenaria isolate MELC-2E11 chromosome 5, ASM2691426v1:
ACAGATTATATCCGTGAATACATCTTCAACTGGGTTGATTTTGGGTTACCTTTTTTCAAGAATTCGTTGTTCCAACCGCAAAGCGCCTTTGGAATTACAGCATCAGTCAGTATTTCCAGATTGAAAAGACAATGTGAATCGGATTCCAAACACACACTGATTCCAAAACTGACAATGAACTTCTTTTCGGCTTCAAGATTGTCGACGCTTAATCTGAAATATAAGGACGTTCGCATATACATTACAATGGATGGCATTTACTAGTACTACTCATTTGAGTATATTAGTGTCTATTTGAAACGCAAATACCATCGGTTCACTGAATGTTCCACTTTTGGATTATCCATACCATGTGACAATACACTTATACTCATAATTCTAGTatcatataaatgttataaGCGAAATACGTTACCGTTGTCGTATTACTCCAAACAATGACATTGTCTCGGTTTCGCCCCAGTtgtaattgaataaatattgtgtaCTTCGATACTTCTCTTTGCCTCGTTCCACTTTGTCTTCGCACGAGTCAATGCGAAATTTCACTAAGAATGTCCTTTGCAGAGTTGAGATATCCACACAACAAGTAAAACTTGTACAAGATTGATCAAAATGGCAGTTGATGTTGTTTGGAAGTTGTTGCACATCGATAGGAAATTCACAATCTTGATATAGTATAAGAGgtatataatcattattataatgattGTTGACACATTTAAACGGTATCTTTGTTTAATCGGTATCCTTAATGTTTTTAGAGAAGTAACGAGACTATACTTGTAACGGAAACTTTGTGTTCattacgtcatccaggtatgtgtacttTCACAGacgttttaatgttaaatattaaacaaagcaTTTGTACCTGTGTTCGTAACAGTTTTTTAATAAGTTTGTACATGAAAACATGCTCGTGTTTTGATTGTCGCTTCATaatcaaatgtttgtattcagTTTGATTATTCTAGTTTAAACTGATATTTCTATTATCTGAATTGTAGCTGAAGATGAAGAAAGCGCATAGAATATTCGTGGTAGAAACAAGTAATTTTGTATATTAAGTTAGTCTTCTACCAATCAATCTGACTATTTTTGGGTGCTTAACAAgatatataaactttaaaatcgATACgttatttcttttgtaaaaatagaaTAGATGCCGAGTTTGAAAGACCTGTTTAACACTCTCTTAGCTGAAATAAATGTGATgtagaaataataaatgaaataaatcttaACTGGGaatcaataatgttttattttaaagttaaccgTTCAAGATAGGATTTTAAAATGCTATTTCATCTGATATTGTCTCTTAACGAATACATACCTGTGGACCAGGTCTGTGACGAATTTAGTGAGCATTGCTTTTCAAAAAGATAGGGCGATAGGTTCAGTTTGTCGTACAGTTTGGACATAAACATTGGGTTTATTTGAGATTCTTGTAGAATACCGTTGCTCGACAGCCATTGTTGGAGTGAAAAGTCTAAAAAATAACcatttataaagttatttattacGTTCAAACAATTTGCTTAAATAGAGAGTACTGCCGTTCAGAATTTTCTTGCATACATCAACAGTTTATATATACTGTAGCATATTACCTTTTTCTGCAAATCCAAGATCATATGAACAGACAggtttttcaaatattgcttTAGATAGCAATGGTATCTCGACACAAGGAAGTGAAGATTCAAAACACGTCTTCAGTAATGCGTTGATCAGAAAGCCATTTCCATATGCAAGGTTGTTTACAGAATACCTAAAGAGATAATCATAACCTTCGAAATATCAGTCAAGAGCACATTCGTATTTTTCCTTCGTCGTATAATTGCGTTCTGTCTTCACAGAAAAATAGAAATCTACACAGTTTTATGGTCTTAGTAAttatattcaatgtaaaaaagtGCACGAAACAATAACCTACTCAAAACGTAATATTCCTCCGAAGTTGATTTGAAATGGTACACCTGCAATAAAAGGGATGATAGATTTAAGGTATACAGAAAATCACAGATTATGCTTATTCACTAAATTCACTAAACTCTTTATTTCAAACGAAATaattttatggtgatatatttcAGCCAAATTTAATGGAAGATTAAGTCTTAATACActaacattttgattttatgaaattaaaatcattttgcatTGTCTAAAAGTTAGCCTATTTTACTGTGAGAAACAAATGTAATCGCATAAAGCTTCGAATTAAAATCAATGTCATTTTCGATATGACGTCATTTAGCTGAAACCGTGTGCGGTTTTCCTATTACATGGCATTTAAAGATTAACAAATAGTAAGCATGAgcttaaatgaaacatattatttttaatgtccCAGCTAGCATTGTATTGAAAACAAGTATTCAAACATGGCAGTTCTCTTTGTTTTTAACCAAAGGaaactcaattatttttgtttacatgtcTTGACAGACACGTTGACAAGAGTTGTTTCTACTAAATTTATCCGACAGTCTGCAGATTTCGTGCCGATATCATACAAGGAAGGCTATTGTTGAACCGATATTCCTGTCTTCTGTTGCCTGTCGCTTGTTTAATTACAAGTACATCCCTTATGTGAAAAGTTGTTATTGTTCCTTATGAAACGTAGTTCGattgtttaagtttaaaaaaatcgacTTAAGCTGTCAATTGGCGAACAAGTCTATATGTCCCTTTAATTTACTGTTACACAATATTTCAGAATTCCAGAAACTAATATGTTGTAAATgtaacacattttacatttaaaatgaatttacacatatttattacaatatgcTAGTGTTACATTGTATAATAACTTAATTTTTATGTAACAGTGCTTTAAATATAAGATGTTCAAAACCTAGAGCCGATTGAAGTATGACTTTGACTTTGTTTTAACGATTAAACatcaaagttattaaaaaccttgaaatatcaaattttagtCGTTTTAATGTCTATGTTATCTTCGAAATCACAACGTTttcacataacaaaataatattatcgcATAAGAAAGCGGCTTAAAGGCTGTTAGAGGACTTGAGCCGATATCGAGCCGACGTAAAAACGTTTTGCAAAATTTGGTTGGCCCGATGTCGGCCCGCCGTAAAATCCGATATTGGGCCTATATAGTTTGTGATGTCGGCTTGATGTTGGCCCGATGTGTGAGTGCTAGCTGGGGTAAGATTGCAATtaatttcacctcgtgaacaacTAAAAGTAAATAGTATGCTCGTTGCAAAGCCAAtcgtgaaatataacttaaCTTAGTGCTCACTCTTATTTCGTGTTCGATCTTTGTCATGTTTTGGACAATTTCTTAACAGAATGAATGTCGTCTTAGTGTGCACCTGTCTTTTACTGGAGAATGCCATGAATATTTTGCTATTAAGTGATAATCCATATGATTTTGTTCATTCAGCGTAAGTTTAATGCATAGACGAAGCATACCTTCGATGTGTTGTTGCATAAAAGGCACTTTTTCTCtcctttttttgtttattctgCCATGCACATAATAATTGACAAAGAATATGTAAATTCAAAGCGGCATGGACCACATTGTCAAAAATAGTAATTCGATTCGACTAAATAGGGACAGCCATCGTATCAAAACGGAGATAGACATACCCATGTTGAAGTCAAAAAACGACCTAGTCATGGCATAATTGTCGAATTTGGCAGTGATAAGGAATTTGCAGGGGTCTAACATCAAGCTGAATGCAAACGTTCGTAGTAATGACGAGTCAGTGAAACAACATGTCATTTCCAAACAGTTGTCTGAAAAAGTGCATATAACTGACGAAGGTAGCTGGTGGACACCGAATACCGATCCACAACCTACAATTAAAAAATCCAAACTGAATGACATTGATCAAATTAATAATATACCTCTTATAAGGGTGTGAAACAATCTAGAGGTGAGATTACTCATGTAATTGTGTTTACTTcttgccccaatttctcgaaacttcttcagtcccttataacaggattaagctaaactcactattttcctttttcaatattttgcgtttaATTCTTTAAAAGTTTTGATCCTTTAAATTGGAAATATCGTTACTTTTACCACAAtttactatttttcatttatcaaaattaactATAAGTATGTATTCTGGTTgtttgaaataagcaacttaagcatgttaagcttaagaagtttcgagaaattggggccttgTTTTCAAGTAGTTCATTTTTACTGACATCGATATAAAAGGTTAGACGTACTGCTAGTCGATCCAATCCCCGATTGATCACAACTATTGCCAAGATAATTTGATACACCAAGGTTATCAAGCAATATAGTTGACATAGCTTGCGAAAGAGGTAGAAGCCCTGATATTTCTTGGTCCGACATCCATGCCACAAGGGAAAAATCTgcaaaatattcataacaacGGTATTTTAACAACATCGCACGTTTCTGGTACATTATAACTAAATACCAAGTGCCGGGAGGTGGTCCAGGATACAGTCTCTTTATTTAAGATTGAGAATGCTACTTTAGATTGATATTTTGATTAAGTCTTGGTAACGCACATGATTTatagttgttattgtttaaattcaGTTTAATACATGCATTAAGACAGAGACATTTGATGAATATCTCAGAACTTATTTTCTTCTGGACTAGAACTTTGCTTACTTCTGGCATGTGCAACATAGATTCTTTGAAAAACTAAAGATGAACAACTTTAAATTGAGTGGATTAGCTAAGGGGAAACGCAACATaggtgtttttgtttaaatcaattgattttgaactgaattttaaggaaatgtatGGTTGTCATATACGTGACACGTTAGAAATGCCATTTTTCCATTCTGAGGTGTTgcatttttacattgaaatgtatAGGGATATTAATAAGTAGTGTATAATGTTATGAAGtgcttataaatatttaagttagtGTTTGGTAGTAGagcttaattatttcatactcatcctatacatataaaatgttaCCTTTTATGGGATATATGTCTGTAACTGAAAAATCACAGAATACTTTTGGTGCCAGCATGTTATTGAAAACAGTTGTTTCGAAGAAACACTGTTCATCTTCAAGGCACAGGCGTAGTGACAATGAGACGAGAAAGGCATTTTCGTGTTTCAAGTCCTCTATTTTAAATCTGTCAACATCAAGATATaacattgtatttgaaataaggAACGTCGTTTCATTTGAGAACGTTAAATACTCAACAAAACAAGGAATGgagtttttaatgttttgccATTTGCAGCGTTGACGGTCTATGTACTGCCTCGACATAaagtaagtgtttttttatatataagtttaaaaccaacatgtattcataatGTATGATAGAAAGATAGATCTTTTATTTCCACTTTCTAACGAaaactttacttttaattaaattcaaaagaaGCTAATTAGAAAATTAGAAATTATGATTCAAATTTGACCAATAACGATATAAAGTCACAAACAATTAAGCTGATATGTCTGACAAAACTAgtagtaacaaaataaaaacgaatCAGCAATTTCGTTACCGGGCATTCAATATGTGGCCAGTTACAAACAACAGTGATTCAAAGGGTTTACAGTAGTATTGACTATGTTTTAGCCTTTCCATGCAATGATATTAAGCGGGATTTACATATTAATAGGATGCTGGCTTTTGAAAACCAACATTATAAAGCCATAAAAACAATAGGGCGAAATTTAATATGTCGCAGAACCTTTGACAACGCTTGggtaaatattgcttttaacagtcattcaaaaacattgaatacaagCATGGACTCAATGTCAGCCACGAGGTTGTCTAATGTCGCTTTTGATTTGTCTTAGACTCCCCGTGAGCAGAGTTTCcgattcaaaaaataataataacgcATTGTTTAAGGAATGACCTAAATGCTAGACAGATCTATTTATGGTACACACTTTTCTTACATCTAGACATTATCTACTTACGATATACGAACAACCCCTTTCAAGGAAACATCATAAACATTCTGCCATTGAAAATCAAGAAGTGAGATATCCACTGAAAACTTGTCCAAAGCTATATGGATATTTTGATTGCAGTTATCAATGTTGAATGCAAATCGGAATACATGATGAAGCTGTTTAAAGTTGATACAACATTCCAAAGACAAGCACGAGGGAATTGCGCATGTCAAAAAATCGCTGTTGGTTTTCTCGTCCAGGAGGCAGCCTTAAAAAAACAAGTGTTATACAATTTTATCTTAACTGTCTCATCGAAAGAAATTTAGGAAAACAGTAGTTGGTCTGATACACTAAATATTTACCGGAAGTATTTCCAGACGAATTGGTGATGCATTCCTCATCATCgacaatatattttgacagcTGAAGTTGCTCGAAAAGTGTCAGCAACTGCATCGGTGCAATATCTGTATAACTAACCAGGTTGTTTTGCGCCAACCAAGAACTCCATGAAAAACCTGGATTGACAACCATGGTACATAGTACAAATTATAACcagtataaataattttaagattaAACAGGTGATTCACATCTTAAGTTGAATACCGGGAAAAATAATAAGTACCCAATAATATGTTCCATTCATTACGTATTTTGTTTAAGCTATCTGTCACTCATAAATATAGTTTATTCTTCAAAGTGATTTATCGTTTACAAGGACTTTTTAACACAATGCATACTAgactaatataattatttcgAAATAGACTATTTATAGATGTACTGAATGTTCacttatatattgaaaataagagAACTTTGTATATCTGCCGAAGTTTGCTTTCTCTTTTTTAACCAAAGTTTGCAATTACCTTTGAAACTGAATTCTGCGTCGAAATTACAAGGCGTGTAAGGTAATTGTGTTTGTGATAATACAGTTTGTGTGGCATAGCATTCACTGGCATCAAGGCAGAAGTTTATGTCTAAATTTACCACCAAGCTAGATTCTGACTCGATGTTGTAGACACGAAAACTGACATTAAAGAAACACATATATTTAGGAGAATTATCAAATTATGGTGCTTTAATAATTTATAGCGTTAATAGCAAACTATTGATCatatcaaactaaaataaaagtaatgtgTGATAAGTAAATTAAACATACTCCATTCGTGCAAACGCCTGCAGCCAAAAATGTTCCAAGGCTCCAAACTGATAATTCACCAAATTAATTGTGTACACGTATTGTTCAATGCCAACACTCAGTGTCATATTGCATATGTCCACAGATAGATGTACATACAATGTTCGATGAAGAACATCGATATCAGTGCAGCATTCGATTGTCTGGCACGAGGTCGTGATATGACAATGTACTGGTCCATCCAATGGCAATATTCCTTCTGCTCCAATGCATtctattaacatatatattagcTTATTAAAGCATTGTCGAATATAGAATAGTACAATCGGATTTAGTGATATTTATATCCTAGTTGAAAAATATTGACCTCCATTTGCAGTTCCGTGacagttaaaatatttgttcaggTTACTAATCAATTTAAAACgaaaatcaagacaaaatgtaaaataagttgTATTGAAATGTCAAGCTTAACATAGAAATGTCATATTAAcgataaatgtttcatttaaagatatGCCACAATGATTGGTGTAATGATTATGCGTATTCAGTTTGGTATTCATTATCTACTTCAATTGATTTGATGTTTTGCTTTAGAGATCATCATTTAGATTTAACTATAATTTTAGatttaaccatattttattgtaaatattatactattacaagtacatattacacatgtataatgaaAATATGCACCTATAGTAATTTGAATTGATATTCCAAGGAAGAAATGTTAAAACTCTTTCTGCCAGATATGCAATAGGACTATGGAACGATAAACATTTTTACGGCACTGCTTATATTGGAAGGATCAATGAGACATAATGCAAATGCTTTTATCCGCGGGCTAAGTCAAGGCGCCCCAATAACAAAGAACGCCTGTCACGTCGCTTTTGCAGTTTCTTTTACATAACTTATTGTGTGACGCTCCTGAACTTCTATTAAACGTACAAAGCCGTTGTAATATTTTTCTTGCCGATGAGTTGGGAGTAGGTTTAGATAAACCTCACCTGACACTAAGTTCCGCTGAATATATGAACaattaaaaggaaaacaaatcgCTCAATCTTACCATTATTTGTTCCTTCAGTGAACGGATAAATGTTCGTCACGCACTGTTGTTGCCTGAGAAATTGTGCAATTCCGAGATCAGTAAACAAAATATCGTACACGTAGTCCTCAGCGCTTTCTAAATCAATTAAACCCATTTGATCTAACCACTGCGATAATGAGAAATCTTGCATCGTTTGTAAACCTGGGCCCCACTCACAGTTATATTTTGGCAgtttagtttcatttaaaatactgTAATTGATTTCGCAGGAAGAGTTTGCCTCAAAACAAAGATTTATCTCTTGTGTTATGACGTAACTTCTGTCTTCTTTCAGctcaaatatattaaatctgAAAGAAACATTATATATTCCGAAATGGACATATTTAAACTAAATCTAATCACTATAATGTCAcacatatttttacaaatacatatttcattttttgcaaatgCTTAATTAACAAATTGATTTcgcattataataatattttggttCAAATACGTACGCatctaaagaaataaatttgatgagGCTTACAATTTAATCTAACATTTACAGAATAATATCAAGACAAGTGTGAAGTTAAGATATATAGAGCTTATGATCCTTCGAGTGAGCTATCTTATAAACAGACGACATCCTAAACGTTTACTGATATTGATGTAATATGTTAGGGTTGTTGTTGCGATGTATGTCTCGTTGCGCGTCGGTTTGTctattaagttttaaatgttatatcacCAATATTCGAAGTGTGCGTGTATACACTTTTCTTTTTGTAGCAATTTTATAACTGCAGATTTTGGGTCAATCTGCCTCCCTCATTTAAGTATTTACAAGTAATACCTCATTCTAACAACGCCTTGCAACCAAAATTCGAAGTTAGTCCCGTATTGAAGTTCATGCAAAGGTAGCTCTTTCTTGTAGTGTTCGATTTGCATTGTTAACATCTGTGTACAAGGATCAACATCCAAGAGGATTTCAAAGTTTAGCCCAGTTTGCGTCGACGTAATGCAGCATCGTACACCGGTACAATGGCTAAGCAATTGGCATTGTGTGCCCTTTAGTTGCTCATCAACAAGTGGAAGATGTAATGGGCaacctttaaagggaaataCTTATGgcaaactgttgaactgattaAGTACATTCAGTACAGGAATCGATCGTACATTCGCTTGGgaaattttaaactttaaagcatGACGTAAATACAGGATATGATATACATATGCGCACTTATAGTGATTGCAAATACAAACTTCTTTTATAAcgtaaattcaaacaaaatactaTTATTAGATTAAATGACAGCGGGCTTAATGCAtgaattaagatatatttagaGCATTAACTTACCTAGAACATCTTGTTTCATCGCCATGCATGTGTCTTCTTGCAGGAAATTGGTCAGATCGAGAACATATATCAGTTGCTTTTGGAAGTTTTCAGGGATAACACCGTCAAGTTCTATACCATTTTCCTCTTTCCATGATGTTAatgaaaaatcttaaaatttatAGGAAGAAATAAAGCAGGGTTAGATTATCAAGaacaagaaaaacacaaaacattcagGCCAATCTCTAAGAGAAGTTCTCGTTTGCTGTAGCATATACAGGTGTTTAACTAAATCGTAAACAAAACGGTCCGTAAATCTGATAAAGCTGCCATGGCAACCGTCATAATAGCGAGGTAGGCATTTTAGGTTTGAAAAATGATAACTTAATTAGATGTCTCTAAAATTAAAACTCATCTCTAATAAGTTAAGATGATTTAATTAGagacaaattattttttagttttggcAATTTGATTTCTCATATATAAGTTAATACTTGCTTTGACCATAAACACATATATCCATTGACGATATGAATATTTTgggttttaaaatattgcttttcTCTGatagtttaaatatgttttccttCAAGTCCTAAAATATGCTAAAATGTCTATGCGTGCATCATTTTTGCCGACAATTCTCAATGACAGTCATTATTGCCAGAGACTGGCtcaaggttttgaaatacattcGCATGTTACCTGGGTTCGCAAATCCCGAAGTATAACTACATGGTTCCGCTGGCAGAATGGTGTTGTTTAAAAGTTCGATGGTTTCGCACTCCAGTCTTTCCCAACAGATGTCGAAATGTAATTCAGCAACATATCGTTTTGGTGCCATAATAACGTACAACCGAAATCTGCAATAAAGTGATGcctagttttgtttttgtaaactCTAACACTTATACAATCTAACTTTAAAttgtgaacatttatttttgtctggCTAcgttcaacaaatatatatttaaataaattatacttaATAGCAAATCTCTctctatctatatatatatctatgacaaaaatgtaaaaaactatTATTCCTTTACCTTCTCGtaccatataaaacaaattgttatgCATAACATTTCGAAATAATAGCAAACCTTATTCGAAAAACTCCGCCAATCCAAAGCTGTTCTTCGCTTCCAAAATTGTAATCAACTAAACTTTCGCTGTAGGTTAGCTTTTCCAGACTAATATCAAACTTTGATTCACATTGGTCAATAACAAAGGTAAAATGTATTGGAAGTTTAGCCACCGATGAATTATAACAGCACGAAACGGACGTACATGTTGTAAGATTGCACTTCATCGTGTCAGGTAACCAAGGCAGAACGTCTTTTAATTGTGGGCAAACAtctgtaataaaaatgaattacatATTAACAGTGACAACGGCATCTGTTGTGTTCAAAGCGATAACGTTCCTCAAAACAACTCTTGAAATCATTTCAGCAGACTCAGATATACGTTGCAcgattaataaaataataagcgaggtattttattgtttattaaaagaCACGTTATCACAtgtgtatgttattttttgATGTTCTTTGTAATGACACAACTTATATTTATGCCgatgttttgatatgtttgataaatgtagTTGTCTTGTGACTTTATATAAGTGTTTCTTTGAAATTGATTATAGTGCTTTGAAAAAGGATCTTGGATAAATGCTTCTTGGTTTACCCTTGGAGTGTTCGGTGTTTGACCACatcgattgtgaaacaaataaCCAAAATATTATCCTAAGTCGCTATCGTACGATTGTATACGACATTGTGGTATTTCGCTGTGGAATTTCCCTGGGGAAACACACTTGCCCGACTTCTCaccatttttttctctgataCAGTACTGGTCAGAAGTAGAACTTCAGATGATTTTGAGTGCAAACATTCGTATACACACTGGTGATACTGCAAAATTTACCTTTATTCCATGATGAATTCGAAACGTGAGGGCAACGTCTATTTTCTTCAAGATAATATGAAATGCCTAACTGATCTAATAAGTATGTAGAGAGGAAATCGGGCAAATCCATTGTGTTGTTGTAATCCAAATTGTTTAGCCAATTCGAAAGCGAAAATTCTGCAAGAATAGTAGAGTTCCAAAGAATATATATCCCAACATAAATACGTCTACCGAGTGACTTTTACAGTGCATTTTACAAGCATTCAATTAACTACATGCTTTTGCCAACTCTTCATAGATCGAAGGGGTTACTGGTAGTTACTTAATTACACTATGTATAGAAAATGCCTTTAAACAGTCTGAACAACTCTTGATATTTGCTATTCACTGACAAACTTAAAAATTTAGATAACTCATACGGTATGCTTTCGTTTTAAGGTAAATTTATCGTAAAACgacatgttttaattgtgtatttttacctttgattccgtatgtatttttcaattttcccATGCAACTCGGAAGATTTATTACCGTATTATTAGCAATAACGATTTCACGATCACATGTTGATTCATCAAGACACACTTGACCAATAAAACTGATTGTCATCGATTTAGATATCACATCCATATCAAAAGCATATCTGTAAATAGAATGTATAACAATACTTTCCTTGAAAATGAGTGTATTAAGTTACTGATATACAAACCAAAGCATTTTATAcactataaaaaatatttatcgaGCATATTTATCAAGAAACGAATCGTTTATAGTTTGGCAAAACTAAGTATGTGTGACTTACAGTAGAGTTGTTTAACATACCGTAATGTCAAAAGTCCGAACAAGGATAATTCTTGAGATGTGCCAAACGCATAAGTGAACAGATTGAGTATCTGAACAAGGTTTTCTATCTGTATTGTCGCTTTGAAGTTACATACGTCGATATCGTAAGCAATTCGAAACGACGTAGCAATTTCCTTTGAATGTATGCAACAATCGGCACGTAAACATGTTTCTGACCGCGCACACTGTACAGCCTCTGTGGTTTCCAGCAGACATCCTATACAAGATGAATATTACATAATACGTCAACGACCAAAAAACGCAATGGTAGAAAAGATCGTAAATGCAGTATTTTTACTAGGTTTATGTATTGATTACTCACCATTTGAAATCGGGGCCGGGCATGTTCCATCACCCACAATATGAGACATTTGTAAACGATCCAGAAGCATTGCAGCGTCAACATCTGTGAAGTTTCCAAGCATGAGACCCCTTTCAGACGTCCAGGTCAATATATTGAAATCTGAAAGATATTGAAGACTTGAATGactatcattgttttataataatcatGTAAGAACGTTATGAATTACGTTCACAATTATCTTTCATATATGAAAGACATGATAAATAATTGTTACGCGTATTCATTAGGTAAAGGATTCCTAAAAAGTCAcctaaacacaaacatataggTACATGTGTAATAGTTCAATGTTTGAAAACTACAAATGGTCATTTGACAAATGTCACAAAGTTTTGCTAATAAAATCTGAAgtactttttattttagttatgTATGTCAGGGGAATATAATTGCTTTTAAGGTAA
Proteins encoded in this window:
- the LOC128235447 gene encoding uncharacterized protein LOC128235447, whose product is MTRSFFDFNMGVPFQINFGGILRFEYSVNNLAYGNGFLINALLKTCFESSLPCVEIPLLSKAIFEKPVCSYDLGFAEKDFSLQQWLSSNGILQESQINPMFMSKLYDKLNLSPYLFEKQCSLNSSQTWSTDCEFPIDVQQLPNNINCHFDQSCTSFTCCVDISTLQRTFLVKFRIDSCEDKVERGKEKYRSTQYLFNYNWGETETMSLFGVIRQRLSVDNLEAEKKFIVSFGISVCLESDSHCLFNLEILTDAVIPKALCGWNNEFLKKDFDYLDWRHDNNLLEAAILSQNEIDVLVDALGVTPYLTSNCQTSNKSTDGQTWVNECPIDISLPTLPEGTQCMLRSDCFFVECCTYLDFIRHGMHTGFHLQPCTFLLNIELEKLSFTINLFEFEFGKEYILRLYGVFALRLPE
- the LOC128235448 gene encoding uncharacterized protein LOC128235448, with the protein product MKCNLTTCTSVSCCYNSSVAKLPIHFTFVIDQCESKFDISLEKLTYSESLVDYNFGSEEQLWIGGVFRIRFRLYVIMAPKRYVAELHFDICWERLECETIELLNNTILPAEPCSYTSGFANPDFSLTSWKEENGIELDGVIPENFQKQLIYVLDLTNFLQEDTCMAMKQDVLGCPLHLPLVDEQLKGTQCQLLSHCTGVRCCITSTQTGLNFEILLDVDPCTQMLTMQIEHYKKELPLHELQYGTNFEFWLQGVVRMRYYL